One region of Citrus sinensis cultivar Valencia sweet orange chromosome 6, DVS_A1.0, whole genome shotgun sequence genomic DNA includes:
- the LOC102629958 gene encoding transcription factor MYBC1-like: MREDDSNWFARWEEDLPSYEELIPLSQTLISPDLAVAFDIRNPVNGNGNGNGNALSQHQQLQQQQPLTPTNNNNNSNSNNNNPLGQSDFAAENSAEMGSGGAGGDEPARTLKRPRLVWTPQLHKRFVDAVAHLGIKNAVPKTIMQLMSVDGLTRENVASHLQKYRLYLKRMQGLSGGGGGGAGGVNGGGAGAAGVNADPATDHLFASSPVPAHFLHPGARGNSDHFLPYVPVAALHQQQMAVAAAVGNPHLQGHQYHRQMSHFGSPANGQFEHHLFARQAQPQQVHRMGAPVHSTVPSSYVEDLESANGGRKVLTLFPTGDD, translated from the coding sequence ATGAGAGAGGACGACTCAAATTGGTTCGCAAGATGGGAAGAAGATCTTCCCTCCTATGAAGAGCTTATACCTCTCTCTCAAACCCTAATCAGTCCTGATCTCGCTGTTGCTTTCGATATCCGAAACCCCGTCAACGGCAACGGCAACGGCAACGGCAACGCCCTTTCGCAGCACCAGCAACTTCAACAGCAACAACCACTCACTCCGaccaacaataacaacaacagcaatagcaacaacaacaacccaCTTGGGCAGTCTGATTTTGCTGCCGAGAACTCGGCAGAGATGGGCTCAGGTGGCGCGGGTGGCGACGAGCCCGCTCGTACCCTGAAACGGCCCCGCCTCGTCTGGACGCCGCAGCTCCATAAAAGATTCGTGGACGCTGTGGCTCACTTGGGGATCAAGAATGCCGTTCCCAAAACTATAATGCAATTGATGAGTGTTGATGGGTTGACGAGGGAGAACGTTGCTAGTCATCTACAGAAATACCGGCTTTATCTTAAAAGAATGCAGGGATTGTCCGGCGGAGGTGGTGGCGGAGCCGGTGGGGTCAACGGTGGCGGTGCCGGTGCTGCTGGGGTCAACGCGGATCCGGCTACTGACCACTTGTTTGCAAGCTCACCGGTTCCGGCTCATTTCTTGCACCCTGGTGCTCGGGGGAATTCTGATCATTTCTTGCCGTATGTGCCTGTGGCGGCACTCCACCAACAGCAAATGGCAGTGGCGGCTGCCGTGGGGAATCCTCATTTGCAGGGTCATCAGTATCATAGGCAGATGAGTCATTTTGGGTCGCCAGCTAACGGGCAATTTGAGCATCATTTATTTGCTAGGCAGGCTCAGCCGCAGCAAGTTCACAGGATGGGGGCACCCGTGCACAGTACGGTGCCTTCTAGTTATGTGGAGGATTTGGAGTCTGCAAACGGGGGCAGGAAGGTTCTCACTTTGTTTCCAACTGGGGATGATTGA